A portion of the Pseudoalteromonas luteoviolacea genome contains these proteins:
- a CDS encoding TonB-dependent receptor plug domain-containing protein — MLAFTAKKRFILSPIMLCMAMSVHAQTKKDDIEHIEVIYKRSSITSEITEDTEKLIEMPGALGDPLRAVFALPGVVAAGGSMSEPAVRGSSPSDNMFEVDFMPAGYIFHDFGSSIFNRHIIQDFQLYSAGYGAGYSNATGAVFDVTLRNPKYQPITTTLDFSMFNAGFFVEGQATETTAFYVSGRKSTLPLFFSEGEELEDDDGEPSGVTINDAPDDHDYQGKFLWDINNNNTLTFNFTGAEDSAAAGFSERAEIAQKTPEFQGDARFIRDFNSQSILWDHYSKKFHLRVGIGALDHSGRLEFGKQPNNLSGFFEQEGEKQLTYKARLNYTVNPQHRFVFDAAYFDNETSYEYDTFQYLCTEIDPDCDLKKGERISGKRTIDLDSGFVGITHIWQPHEDWQTEVGVQSQHNRYTDETFTSPRVAINYYVTPNSVISAKVGRYNRMQDVEYILPEIGNPALKSQVATHSTLGFRQVLEDEWSWSIEGYYKTMEDLPLAIDAGNDAHLLYSNQVEGRAYGVDLLVNKNKTDNWYGWVALSYAKSERTDLRRNITRDYYADTPLVFNAVLNYDINELWQGGFNFTARSGQAYTPIVGVRENPDHAGRFLPVYGDPFSERFKTYHRLDVRFERKTTVFGLEGKLILELMNAYGQDNVAYIDLDYDKITSVNDLHIKEENDDFEMRPSIGFSVTF; from the coding sequence ATGCTTGCTTTTACTGCGAAAAAACGCTTTATTTTATCTCCAATCATGCTGTGTATGGCGATGTCTGTGCATGCTCAAACCAAAAAAGATGACATTGAGCATATAGAAGTCATTTATAAACGCAGCTCAATTACATCAGAAATTACAGAGGATACGGAAAAGCTTATTGAAATGCCCGGCGCATTGGGCGACCCGCTACGTGCTGTTTTTGCACTGCCCGGTGTAGTAGCTGCTGGCGGTTCAATGAGTGAACCCGCTGTCAGAGGCTCATCACCCAGTGACAACATGTTTGAAGTCGACTTTATGCCAGCTGGGTATATTTTCCACGATTTTGGCAGCTCAATTTTCAACCGCCATATTATTCAAGACTTTCAATTGTATTCCGCAGGTTACGGTGCTGGCTACAGTAATGCCACTGGTGCAGTTTTTGACGTCACCTTGAGAAATCCAAAGTATCAGCCAATTACCACCACTTTAGACTTTTCGATGTTTAATGCAGGCTTTTTTGTAGAAGGTCAGGCTACTGAAACTACAGCGTTTTATGTCTCCGGCAGAAAAAGCACACTGCCTTTGTTTTTCAGTGAAGGTGAAGAGTTAGAGGATGATGATGGCGAACCGTCAGGGGTGACCATTAACGACGCACCAGATGACCATGACTATCAGGGCAAATTTTTGTGGGACATTAATAACAATAATACCCTTACTTTTAATTTTACCGGCGCTGAGGACTCCGCCGCTGCGGGTTTTAGTGAGCGAGCTGAAATCGCACAAAAAACGCCTGAATTTCAGGGTGATGCTCGATTTATCAGGGACTTTAATAGTCAGAGCATACTTTGGGATCACTACAGCAAAAAGTTTCACTTAAGAGTCGGTATTGGCGCACTGGATCATTCTGGGCGACTAGAATTTGGCAAACAACCAAACAATTTAAGCGGATTTTTTGAACAAGAAGGTGAAAAGCAACTTACCTATAAAGCACGCCTAAACTATACCGTTAACCCACAGCACAGATTTGTATTTGACGCGGCCTACTTTGATAATGAAACGTCTTATGAATATGACACATTTCAATATTTGTGTACTGAAATTGACCCAGATTGTGACCTGAAAAAAGGTGAACGTATTTCCGGTAAGCGTACCATAGATCTGGACTCGGGCTTTGTTGGTATCACACACATTTGGCAACCGCATGAAGACTGGCAAACCGAAGTCGGCGTCCAAAGCCAGCATAACCGCTATACCGATGAAACATTTACGTCGCCTCGTGTCGCCATTAATTACTATGTGACACCAAATAGTGTGATCAGCGCTAAGGTGGGTCGCTATAACCGCATGCAAGATGTTGAATATATTCTGCCCGAGATAGGCAATCCCGCCCTCAAATCACAAGTTGCGACACACAGCACTCTTGGGTTTAGGCAAGTGCTTGAAGATGAATGGTCTTGGTCTATTGAAGGCTATTATAAAACCATGGAAGATTTACCACTGGCAATCGACGCTGGCAACGATGCTCACCTTTTATATAGCAACCAAGTTGAAGGACGCGCCTATGGTGTTGACCTTTTAGTCAATAAGAACAAAACCGACAACTGGTATGGCTGGGTTGCGCTGAGCTACGCAAAAAGCGAGCGCACGGACTTACGCCGCAATATCACACGAGATTACTACGCAGATACACCTCTTGTATTTAACGCCGTTTTGAATTACGACATCAATGAACTTTGGCAAGGTGGATTTAATTTTACCGCACGCAGTGGGCAAGCTTATACCCCGATAGTCGGTGTTAGAGAAAACCCAGATCATGCTGGACGCTTTTTACCTGTTTATGGCGACCCGTTTTCTGAGCGCTTCAAGACTTACCACAGATTAGATGTGCGATTTGAAAGAAAGACTACCGTGTTTGGCTTAGAGGGTAAATTGATACTTGAGCTTATGAATGCCTATGGTCAAGACAATGTCGCCTACATTGATTTAGATTACGACAAAATCACGTCAGTGAATGACCTACATATAAAAGAAGAAAATGACGACTTTGAAATGCGCCCTTCAATTGGTTTTAGTGTGACTTTTTAA
- a CDS encoding peptidylprolyl isomerase translates to MPKACAYHILVKTEKECLAIKAKLAKGGDFNKLAKQHSTCPSKKRGGDLGEFNKGDMVKAFDDVVFKKPLYEVHGPIKTKFGFHLIKTVYRS, encoded by the coding sequence ATGCCTAAAGCTTGCGCGTATCACATCTTAGTCAAAACAGAAAAAGAATGCTTAGCCATCAAAGCCAAACTCGCAAAAGGGGGAGATTTTAATAAGCTAGCAAAACAGCATTCAACATGCCCTTCAAAAAAACGGGGCGGCGACCTTGGAGAGTTTAATAAAGGCGATATGGTAAAAGCCTTTGACGACGTGGTATTCAAAAAGCCACTCTATGAGGTGCATGGCCCCATTAAAACCAAATTTGGCTTTCACTTAATCAAAACAGTATATCGTTCATAA
- a CDS encoding GrxA family glutaredoxin, with protein sequence MFTVIFGREGCPYCVRAKELATRLKDERDDFNFRYIDINKEGISKADLEKSAGKPCNTVPQIFVDQDHIGGFDDFEAYAKANLGLYQ encoded by the coding sequence ATGTTTACTGTTATTTTTGGTCGAGAAGGTTGTCCTTATTGTGTACGTGCAAAAGAACTAGCAACACGTTTAAAAGACGAGCGTGACGACTTCAATTTTCGCTATATCGATATTAACAAAGAAGGGATCAGTAAGGCTGACCTAGAAAAGTCTGCTGGCAAGCCATGTAACACAGTGCCACAAATATTTGTTGACCAGGATCACATTGGTGGATTTGATGATTTTGAGGCCTATGCCAAGGCAAATTTAGGGTTATATCAGTAA